The Nostoc sp. PCC 7524 nucleotide sequence TACAAGCCAATCAACCTTCATTTCTTCACCTTTGATTTAGCCAAGTAGACAAAAAAGGGTGCGCCAACCAATGCTGTCATTACTCCCACAGGTAATTCCTGGGGTTTGAGTAATATACGCGCCGCCACATCTGCAACTAAAAGTAAAGTTGCACCCACCACTGCGGAGTATGGCAAAATCCAACGGTAATCAGCTTTGATGAAAAACCTCACCATGTGGGGAACGACTAAGCCAATAAAGCCGATTGGCCCAGCTAAAGAGACTGAACTTCCCGCCAGTAAAACCACACTGATGGCAGTCGTAATTTTGACCCAAGCTGTCTGTTGACCCAAGCCTTTAGCCACATCTTCGCCCAGACTCATGGTTGTAATTTGTCTACCCAGGGCAAAGGCTACTACTAAGCCAATGACGACGAAAGGTAATGCTGACAATAAGATGTCGAAATCCCGTCCAGCTAAAGAACCAGCTAACCAAAATCTAATTTCTTCTAAGGTGCGTTGACTGACGATGAGAATAGCCGTGGTGAGGGAAGAAATCAGAGCCGTCAACGCTGCACCTGCTACGGTGATATTTAATGGTGTAGCTCCTCCCTTTCCTAGCGAACCAAGGAGGTAGACTAATATAGCTGTCGCTCCTGCACCCAAAAAGGCCATAATCGTTAAAACACTCAAAGAGGAGCTACCAAACACAAAAATTGTAGTAACTACAGCTAATGCTGCTCCTGACTCAATACCTAAAATTCCTGGATCTGCTAAGGGGTTACGTGTCAAACCTTGCATTAATGCACCGGCGACTGCCAAGGATGATCCTACCAGTAGCGCGACAAGCGATCGCGGTAATCTCACCGTCTGAATCACTAAATGTTCATAAGAACCATCAAAGGTGATAAAGGATTCCAGAATCTTGTTTAACGGTATTTCTGCTGCACCCAATGTAACACTATACACCAAGCAAGTTAGCAGAATCAGTATGCCCAGAATCAGACCTACTAATGGCGAGATTGTTGGTGTATTCCAATTTCTAGGTGATGCTGTGGTTGCTCTTGTCATTATCTTCTAGTTAATTGAAAAATATACTCATTTAGGTAAGCTAGTTGTGCCTTCTTTGACATTTGCAACTGCAACATCTTAATTGAGAATTAATCTAAAAATATCAAGTGTTTAAGCAAGGTATATTCTCGCATCATTGAGATTTGCAGCCTAATGTAAGCGAAAAGGTTCAAGATTATACTTTATCCTTATTAGTATATTTTTTCAACTTTTTGTAGTGTTGTTTGATGAAAAAAAGAAATAATTGTCAAATAGCCATGATAAGCATTTAGTTGCTGTGCATTGGGAGAAACTTGTGTTCCCCTGTAATACCATTTCACGAAAAACCTGATACAGATGTAAACTCTGAAAGCTTTGCTGCATCTAAGTTTTTTAATTGCGTAAAGCCTACGGCATAGCTGCGCTTAGAGTGGAGCGGGAGCATCGTTGCGTAGGCGTTAGCCTTGCCGTAGGCTATTGTGAATTGGTATAACCTGTGTTTCTCAGAAGCTAAAAAATCCAATCAGCTTGCTCATCAGCTAAAATATCTTCAAACTTACCTTGAGCTACAACCCTACCAGCTTTCATCACAATAATTTGATCAGCGCGTCGTAAAACAGAACGACGATGAGATACTACTAAACAGGTTGGTGTCCAACAATTTTCCTCAGTTGTATTGGCAAATATCCGCGACCATAATGTTAATTCTGTTTCCACATCTAACGCACTAGAAAGGTCATCAAATACCAGCAATTCTGGCTGACGTACAAACATCCGCGCCGCCGCTACCCGTTGCATTTGTCCACCAGAAAGCCGGACACCTTTTGTTCCTACTAAAGTTTCTAACTTCTCATTCATAGCTGCTAAATCTTGCTCAAATACAGCCATTTTTAATGCTGTTTCAATTTCAGAATCATCCTTAGACAATCCCAGTAAAATATTTTCCCGTAAGGAATAGCTGAACAGTTGGGGAATTTGCGGAGTGTAAGCACTGCGAGGTGGTACAAAAAAATTAGCAGGGTCTTCAACTATACACCCATTCCAATAAATTTCCCCGGCTTGTTTGGGCAATAATCCTA carries:
- a CDS encoding FecCD family ABC transporter permease, whose protein sequence is MTRATTASPRNWNTPTISPLVGLILGILILLTCLVYSVTLGAAEIPLNKILESFITFDGSYEHLVIQTVRLPRSLVALLVGSSLAVAGALMQGLTRNPLADPGILGIESGAALAVVTTIFVFGSSSLSVLTIMAFLGAGATAILVYLLGSLGKGGATPLNITVAGAALTALISSLTTAILIVSQRTLEEIRFWLAGSLAGRDFDILLSALPFVVIGLVVAFALGRQITTMSLGEDVAKGLGQQTAWVKITTAISVVLLAGSSVSLAGPIGFIGLVVPHMVRFFIKADYRWILPYSAVVGATLLLVADVAARILLKPQELPVGVMTALVGAPFFVYLAKSKVKK